From Candidatus Omnitrophota bacterium, the proteins below share one genomic window:
- a CDS encoding alpha/beta hydrolase — translation MRQKSVLKLLMIMFLILGIGFLSIFAQSDAQQNVEVIRTATSADGTAIIYYEHGQEKPVLVFVHGWSCDASYWREQVEYFKDKYHMVLIDLAGHGRSGSERENYTMEAFGQDVKAVVESIGAEKVVLIGHSMGALVIAEAARLMPEKVIGLVAIDDLQNVEYPLGKEQFKEMTAPFKEDFKQGVRGFVAGMLRPDNSPVNEWVISDMSLAEPRVALSAINGSLGGYLTGDVAKLFDGLDVPVVAVNADLWPTDVEANRRHIRDFELIELDGLDHFLMLKAPERFNPALEQAVNMILKK, via the coding sequence ATGAGACAAAAGAGTGTTTTAAAGTTACTTATGATAATGTTTTTAATTCTCGGGATCGGGTTTTTGTCCATTTTTGCGCAAAGCGACGCTCAACAGAACGTCGAGGTGATCAGAACTGCGACCTCCGCTGACGGCACTGCGATCATTTATTACGAACATGGGCAAGAGAAGCCGGTGCTCGTGTTCGTTCACGGATGGAGTTGTGACGCGAGCTACTGGAGAGAACAGGTCGAATATTTCAAGGATAAGTATCACATGGTTCTGATCGATCTGGCTGGGCATGGTCGTTCTGGGAGTGAGCGTGAGAATTACACCATGGAAGCTTTTGGTCAGGATGTGAAGGCTGTTGTCGAGAGTATTGGGGCAGAGAAGGTGGTCTTGATCGGTCATTCCATGGGTGCCCTTGTGATCGCAGAGGCGGCCCGCTTGATGCCAGAAAAGGTTATTGGATTGGTCGCGATTGATGATCTTCAGAATGTGGAATATCCTTTAGGCAAAGAACAGTTCAAGGAGATGACCGCGCCATTCAAAGAAGATTTCAAACAGGGCGTCAGAGGTTTTGTTGCAGGGATGTTGCGTCCTGATAACTCGCCGGTCAATGAATGGGTGATTTCTGATATGTCTTTGGCTGAACCTAGAGTTGCGCTTAGTGCAATAAACGGGTCATTGGGCGGATATCTGACAGGCGATGTGGCCAAGCTGTTTGATGGATTAGATGTCCCGGTCGTGGCCGTGAATGCCGATCTTTGGCCAACTGATGTCGAAGCGAACAGACGACACATAAGGGACTTTGAACTGATCGAGTTGGACGGACTGGATCATTTTCTGATGCTTAAAGCCCCTGAGCGTTTTAACCCCGCGCTTGAGCAAGCTGTTAATATGATACTTAAGAAATAA